In a single window of the Branchiostoma floridae strain S238N-H82 chromosome 2, Bfl_VNyyK, whole genome shotgun sequence genome:
- the LOC118409771 gene encoding mediator of RNA polymerase II transcription subunit 8-like: protein MQQREEKQLEAGLDALIVRVKDLRDSIHAFLMKLEHEHQTLQWTSVLDSFALLSGQLSTLQKLVMKEKMPSLQNLIFLPLVLSPDSDPQLETTTEGRVPVFSHEVVPDYLRTKFEPEVESREKTLTTQSERLTPEAAQKQIQQLNNLCDKLLNKLNAASEDWDSEVSASQGSTPASSLADTSALIAAVSFGKGLKPSRTPSQSGPDTPQSQPSPQASQAGPAPGKAPSTIKTNIRSGASSHPYQR from the exons ATGCAGCAGAGGGAAGAGAAGCAGCTGGAGGCGGGGCTGGACGCCCTGATCGTGCGGGTGAAGGACCTGAGGGACTCGATCCACGCCTTCCTCATGAAGTTAGAACACGAACACCAGACCCTGCAGTGGACTTCTGTACTGGACAGCTTCGCCCTGCTGTCTGGACAGCTCAGTACTCTACAG AAACTGGTTATGAAGGAGAAGATGCCGTCTCTACAGAACCTGATCttcctgcccctggtgctgtcCCCTGACAGCGACCCACAGCTGGAGACCACCACTGAGGGGAGGGTGCCTGTCTTCAGCCATGAAGTG GTTCCAGACTATCTGCGTACCAAGTTTGAACCAGAGGTGGAGTCCAGGGAGAAGACTCTCACCACGCAGTCAGAACGTCTCACTCCGGAGGCGGCCCAGAAACAGATCCAGCAGCTCAACAACCTGTGCGACAAACTCCTGAACAAGCTGAACGCAGCGAGCGAAGACTGGGACTCGGAGGTGTCTGCCTCCCAGGGGAGCACCCCAGCGTCATCCCTAGCGGACACCAGCGCTCTCATTGCCGCAGTGAGCTTTGGGAAGGGGTTGAAGCCCAGCAGGACCCCCAGTCAGAGCGGCCCTGACACCCcccagtcccagccctccccccaggcCTCCCAGGCTGGCCCCGCCCCAGGAAAGGCTCCCAGCACCATCAAAACTAACATCAGATCAGGGGCCAGCTCACACCCATACCAGAGATGA
- the LOC118410045 gene encoding uncharacterized protein LOC118410045 isoform X2 produces the protein MSCCTIWRKFKMTSKSLMLIDVQKCFSEGTWADRFGLDEVRQIREAYDRCVDVLRVTQHIPTLVTRTPFPGPDGELDERVKSITQERGIECLSKPGNSVLHAVGFVKWMEERIRNGSRIIIIGGNTTTSCVKTSSVAIARAFRAKGLQVVVDLSMCGARATNHKKRCPDCLESYEMDYDGPLCDACVDPAVGLQSPVEAAVKEMKKNGVTVVEKFKMW, from the exons ATGTCTTGCTGCACAATTTGGAG AAAATTCAAGATGACTTCCAAATCCCTGATGCTGATCGACGTACAGAAGTGTTTCTCGGAGGGGACGTGGGCTGACCGGTTCGGACTGGATGAGGTGCGTCAGATCCGGGAGGCGTACGACAGGTGTGTGGACGTCCTGCGCGTCACCCAGCACATTCCCACGCTGGTCACACGCACGCCCTTCCCCGGGCCGGACGGAGAGCTGGACGAGAGAGTAAAAAG TATTACACAGGAGCGTGGAATCGAATGCTTATCAAAGCCAGGCAACTCCGTCCTACACGCGGTGGGGTTCGTCAAGTGGATGGAAGAGCGCATCAGAAATGGCAGCCGGATCATCATCATTGGCGGGAACACAACTACGTCATGTGTGAAAACGTCGTCTGTGGCTATCGCCCGCGCTTTCCGGGCTAAGGGACTACAAGTCGTTGTCGATCTGAGCATGTGCGGGGCACGTGCGACCAATCACAAGAAGCGCTGCCCGGACTGTCTGGAGAGTTACGAGATGGATTACGACGGCCCCCTTTGCGACGCATGCGTAGATCCTGCGGTAGGCCTCCAGTCTCCCGTTGAGGCAGCAGTAAAGGAGATGAAGAAGAACGGAGTCACGGTGGTGGAGAAGTTCAAGATGTGGTGA
- the LOC118410045 gene encoding uncharacterized protein LOC118410045 isoform X1, whose protein sequence is MGNIGLTTRRKSNIEDSDLGDVDTPLMPEVESQLNRKFKMTSKSLMLIDVQKCFSEGTWADRFGLDEVRQIREAYDRCVDVLRVTQHIPTLVTRTPFPGPDGELDERVKSITQERGIECLSKPGNSVLHAVGFVKWMEERIRNGSRIIIIGGNTTTSCVKTSSVAIARAFRAKGLQVVVDLSMCGARATNHKKRCPDCLESYEMDYDGPLCDACVDPAVGLQSPVEAAVKEMKKNGVTVVEKFKMW, encoded by the exons ATGGGCAATATTGGCCTCACTACGCGCAGGAAGTCAAACATAGAAGATTCGGATCTTGGCGACGTGGACACACCGTTAATGCCGGAAGTGGAATCTCAGCTAAATCG AAAATTCAAGATGACTTCCAAATCCCTGATGCTGATCGACGTACAGAAGTGTTTCTCGGAGGGGACGTGGGCTGACCGGTTCGGACTGGATGAGGTGCGTCAGATCCGGGAGGCGTACGACAGGTGTGTGGACGTCCTGCGCGTCACCCAGCACATTCCCACGCTGGTCACACGCACGCCCTTCCCCGGGCCGGACGGAGAGCTGGACGAGAGAGTAAAAAG TATTACACAGGAGCGTGGAATCGAATGCTTATCAAAGCCAGGCAACTCCGTCCTACACGCGGTGGGGTTCGTCAAGTGGATGGAAGAGCGCATCAGAAATGGCAGCCGGATCATCATCATTGGCGGGAACACAACTACGTCATGTGTGAAAACGTCGTCTGTGGCTATCGCCCGCGCTTTCCGGGCTAAGGGACTACAAGTCGTTGTCGATCTGAGCATGTGCGGGGCACGTGCGACCAATCACAAGAAGCGCTGCCCGGACTGTCTGGAGAGTTACGAGATGGATTACGACGGCCCCCTTTGCGACGCATGCGTAGATCCTGCGGTAGGCCTCCAGTCTCCCGTTGAGGCAGCAGTAAAGGAGATGAAGAAGAACGGAGTCACGGTGGTGGAGAAGTTCAAGATGTGGTGA
- the LOC118410045 gene encoding uncharacterized protein LOC118410045 isoform X3 encodes MTSKSLMLIDVQKCFSEGTWADRFGLDEVRQIREAYDRCVDVLRVTQHIPTLVTRTPFPGPDGELDERVKSITQERGIECLSKPGNSVLHAVGFVKWMEERIRNGSRIIIIGGNTTTSCVKTSSVAIARAFRAKGLQVVVDLSMCGARATNHKKRCPDCLESYEMDYDGPLCDACVDPAVGLQSPVEAAVKEMKKNGVTVVEKFKMW; translated from the exons ATGACTTCCAAATCCCTGATGCTGATCGACGTACAGAAGTGTTTCTCGGAGGGGACGTGGGCTGACCGGTTCGGACTGGATGAGGTGCGTCAGATCCGGGAGGCGTACGACAGGTGTGTGGACGTCCTGCGCGTCACCCAGCACATTCCCACGCTGGTCACACGCACGCCCTTCCCCGGGCCGGACGGAGAGCTGGACGAGAGAGTAAAAAG TATTACACAGGAGCGTGGAATCGAATGCTTATCAAAGCCAGGCAACTCCGTCCTACACGCGGTGGGGTTCGTCAAGTGGATGGAAGAGCGCATCAGAAATGGCAGCCGGATCATCATCATTGGCGGGAACACAACTACGTCATGTGTGAAAACGTCGTCTGTGGCTATCGCCCGCGCTTTCCGGGCTAAGGGACTACAAGTCGTTGTCGATCTGAGCATGTGCGGGGCACGTGCGACCAATCACAAGAAGCGCTGCCCGGACTGTCTGGAGAGTTACGAGATGGATTACGACGGCCCCCTTTGCGACGCATGCGTAGATCCTGCGGTAGGCCTCCAGTCTCCCGTTGAGGCAGCAGTAAAGGAGATGAAGAAGAACGGAGTCACGGTGGTGGAGAAGTTCAAGATGTGGTGA